DNA from Mustela erminea isolate mMusErm1 chromosome 18, mMusErm1.Pri, whole genome shotgun sequence:
TGGAATCCTGACTAGGGGCTGGAGGATGGAGGGTGACTGGGACCAGAGGACCAGCGGACACAGGGCAGGCCCTCTCGGTGCTGTAGCACCCTCTCTGGAAGCACATGTCCCATTCTGACCTGGGTCAAGGCCTCTGGACAGCTGTCCCTGGCCCGCAGAGCGCTCCACTCTTCTTCCATCACCTCCTGCACCAGAAGGGGGTTCTGAGCTCTCCTTGGCATGTTGCCTCCAGCCTGGCGGTATCTGTTCAGGAGCCTGTCCCGGCTGTTTCTCATTCTCTCCAGGCATCCCTTGGAAGGAGAAATGGAGCGGAGCccgtaaaaacaaaacaaaacaaaattaggggtgtctgggtggttcagtcagttaaacatctgcctttggttcaggtcatgatcctggggttctgggatggagtcctgcactgggctccctgctcagtggggcatctgcctctccctcttcttctgcccttccttccctccagacACATGCACGCTCTCTGAAACTCTAAAAGTTTTTCTTAAACTAAATGTTACATCAACTGACACTTATAAACACAAAATTCCAACCATAACCCTAATTActatttttgaattatttctgCGCAGTCCTTATTTGCAGACAAGGGAAGTCATCACGGTTTATGTACTCGGTTCAGCACATTCggattttattttagagcgagaacGCGAAAGAGAGTGTGAACTGGgcgagaagcagagggagaggctgaggaagACCCTTGAGCAGAGGCCGAGCCGAGcatgagcccaatgcgggccggatctcagcaccctgagatcgtgacctaagcctaACCAAGAGAGGCCGGAGTCCGCTCCCCGCGCCCCCCGGGTGGGACCCTCCGCGACAGTGTCCTTCGTGGCAGTGTCCTAACGGCTCGGCCTCCGCTGCGCTCCGGCGGGACTTTCCTGCACGAGGGGTTCAGCCGGGGACGACCATCCCTCGCGCCCCAGACCCTCCAGACGCGCGGCAGAGTTCCGGGACCCGCTACACGCTCCTCGACGCAGGGCCCCGGCTTCGGCGGCGGCTCCCGGGAGGCGGGCTCGCGGGAACGCGCTGCCGCCGGAACGgtccggggcgggggggagccGCCGAGACTCCGCAGCAGACGGCCGCGCCCGCGGGAGGACAGCGGGTCCCCTCAACCCCCGACGCCAGCAGGGTGGGGCGCGCGGGGCCTCGCGGCGCGCGGCGGCCGGGCcggctccccccccacccccgcacgcAGGCCCGGGAACTCCCGCAGCGCCCGGCCCGCTCCGTCCCATCCCGCCCCGGGGCCGCCTCCGCCCGGCGCCCCGCACCTGCCTCGCACGGGGGGCGACGAGGGGAGGGACGGCGGCCCCGCCGAGGCCTCCCAAGCCCCGCGCGCACCTGCCGGAAAGCCTCCTTCCACTGCGGCGAGCCCACCGCTTTGTACCGCGATCGGCGGCCCGAGCCCGGCGCCTCCGCCATCTCCAGTCCGGGGCGCAGCAGCCGGGCAGCCCCGCCCCCACGGGCGCGCAGAATCCTGGCCGCTGTAGTTTCCCGGCGCTCCGCGCGCCCGCCCGCGGGGCCTTCTGGGAGGTGCCGACC
Protein-coding regions in this window:
- the RPAIN gene encoding RPA-interacting protein isoform X5 — translated: MAEAPGSGRRSRYKAVGSPQWKEAFRQGCLERMRNSRDRLLNRYRQAGGNMPRRAQNPLLVQEVMEEEWSALRARDSCPEALTQLEELLDLAVLEEIQQELADQEQRLLSEYEKSLQFDECCLSVMLAEWEANPLICPVCVSLQD